A window from Sinanaerobacter sp. ZZT-01 encodes these proteins:
- a CDS encoding HD domain-containing protein: MDRILKLQKELLYVIGEQEGKKKERDHSLDWERVHMASCARLGYLMAQERGQDAELAACACSVHDFGRILTGEQKGHAEEGYQPVKKFLYDLDLFTEEEIDLISLAVKHHSSKSEIGSWIEEIVKDADVVDCYQYGMPLLRDEQKVRYDAYMNRNQYRQTER; the protein is encoded by the coding sequence ATGGATCGGATTTTAAAGTTACAGAAGGAACTTTTGTATGTGATTGGAGAACAAGAGGGAAAGAAAAAGGAACGAGATCACAGCTTAGACTGGGAACGTGTTCATATGGCTAGTTGCGCCCGTTTAGGATATTTAATGGCACAAGAACGTGGACAGGATGCGGAGCTTGCTGCCTGCGCATGCAGCGTGCATGATTTTGGAAGGATTTTAACCGGCGAGCAGAAGGGACATGCAGAAGAAGGATACCAGCCGGTGAAGAAATTTTTATATGATTTAGATTTATTTACAGAAGAGGAAATTGACTTAATTTCATTGGCGGTAAAACATCACAGCAGCAAATCAGAGATTGGAAGCTGGATTGAAGAAATTGTAAAAGATGCAGATGTAGTGGACTGCTATCAATATGGCATGCCCCTCCTTCGTGACGAACAGAAAGTGCGCTATGATGCGTATATGAATCGGAATCAATATAGACAAACGGAAAGATAA
- a CDS encoding ABC transporter ATP-binding protein, whose product MKQEIAIQMRDISKTFGEVKANEDVNLTVYDGEVHALLGENGAGKSTLMNMLSGIYTPDSGSISIHNKQVHFTSPKDSIALGIGMIHQHFKLVEVLSAKENIILGEKNGFFTKGKELSRKIREISDRYGLDIDPEKRVYEMSVGEKQTLEIIKVLYRGAKILIMDEPTAVLTPQEIKRLFQIIRNMKEKGCAVVIITHKLNEVMEISDRITVLRKGKSVETVETSKVEVPNLIEMMVGKKVNLSIKKKEIENKKVLLEVDNLRVVNQEKKNALDEVSFSLYGGEILGVAGVAGSGQKELCETLAGLVKADKGRIFFEGDNIVGKTPRDIIQLGIRMGFIPEDRLGMGLVGTMDIVHNIILKDYQKQPGLFLKREDSTAKANKIVERLDIQTPSIYTEVKKLSGGNIQKVLLGREIDSEPKVLITAYAVRGLDIGASYKIYDLLNEQKEKGVGVLFIGEDLDVLMELCDRVMVLCNGKITGIVNTSEVTKEEVGLLMTGGSLEKEA is encoded by the coding sequence ATGAAGCAGGAAATCGCAATCCAAATGCGAGATATTTCGAAAACATTTGGTGAGGTAAAAGCAAATGAAGATGTGAACCTAACTGTATATGATGGAGAAGTACATGCACTGCTCGGTGAAAATGGGGCGGGAAAAAGTACTTTAATGAACATGCTGTCGGGGATCTATACCCCCGACAGCGGTTCTATTTCTATCCACAATAAGCAGGTTCACTTTACATCACCGAAGGATTCCATTGCACTGGGAATTGGTATGATCCATCAGCACTTTAAATTAGTAGAGGTGTTAAGTGCAAAAGAAAATATTATTTTAGGCGAAAAGAACGGCTTTTTTACAAAAGGAAAAGAATTAAGCCGAAAGATCAGAGAGATTTCTGACCGCTATGGACTGGATATCGACCCTGAAAAAAGGGTGTATGAGATGTCTGTAGGGGAGAAGCAGACACTGGAAATTATTAAGGTGCTCTATCGGGGAGCAAAGATATTAATCATGGATGAACCGACGGCTGTGTTGACGCCACAGGAGATCAAACGGCTGTTTCAAATCATTCGAAATATGAAAGAAAAGGGTTGTGCGGTTGTTATTATCACGCACAAGCTGAATGAGGTAATGGAAATCAGTGATCGCATTACCGTTTTGAGAAAGGGAAAATCAGTGGAAACTGTAGAAACTTCTAAGGTAGAGGTTCCTAATTTGATTGAAATGATGGTCGGGAAAAAAGTAAACCTATCCATCAAAAAGAAAGAGATTGAAAATAAGAAGGTTCTGTTAGAGGTGGACAATCTGCGTGTTGTCAATCAGGAGAAAAAGAATGCGTTGGATGAAGTCAGCTTTTCTTTGTACGGCGGAGAAATTCTTGGTGTTGCCGGAGTGGCCGGAAGCGGGCAGAAGGAACTTTGTGAAACGCTTGCAGGACTTGTTAAAGCAGATAAAGGACGTATTTTCTTTGAAGGAGATAATATCGTAGGAAAAACACCGAGAGATATTATTCAGCTTGGAATTCGTATGGGTTTTATTCCCGAAGACCGACTGGGAATGGGTCTTGTAGGAACCATGGATATTGTGCACAATATTATTTTAAAAGACTATCAAAAACAACCGGGCTTATTTTTAAAGAGAGAAGACAGTACTGCCAAAGCGAATAAGATTGTGGAACGGCTGGATATTCAAACACCAAGCATTTATACCGAGGTAAAAAAGCTTTCCGGAGGAAACATTCAAAAAGTTCTTTTGGGAAGAGAGATTGATTCCGAACCAAAGGTGCTGATTACAGCTTACGCAGTACGGGGACTTGATATCGGTGCGTCTTATAAGATTTATGATTTATTGAATGAGCAAAAAGAAAAAGGTGTCGGTGTCCTTTTTATAGGAGAAGATTTGGATGTTTTAATGGAGCTATGTGACCGTGTTATGGTACTTTGCAATGGAAAGATTACGGGTATTGTCAATACAAGTGAAGTAACAAAGGAAGAAGTCGGTCTGCTTATGACCGGAGGTTCCTTGGAAAAGGAGGCATAG
- a CDS encoding BMP family ABC transporter substrate-binding protein — MKRILALLMVLVLVMGAFSGCGGTTKEAEEEDDVLTVGFIYVGPASDGGFSEAQDNGRIALKDHFKGKVKTLKVESVAEESQAVKSAAINLMDQGASVIVATSFGFMNPIDELAKEYPDVKFLHFSGNKMNDTNFGNYFGAMEQPRYLSGIIAGMTTKSNKLGYVAAYPYTELIIGINAFTLGAQSVNPDVEVKVIYTNSWHDPAQEKEAAEALLDQGYDVIAQHCDTAGPQIAAEAAGAYAIGYNMDSSSAAPGAYLTAPVWNHGAYYIDQIQKIMDGTWTPGAYYGTMADGYVQLAPLTDNVSAEAKAKVKEVQAKIESGEFNVFSAGDKDVLYNDGSVMIPAGTSLDRDSIWGISNPDTAMTKLVKGATGQ; from the coding sequence ATGAAAAGAATTTTGGCACTGTTAATGGTTCTTGTGCTCGTGATGGGCGCATTTTCCGGTTGCGGCGGAACAACCAAAGAAGCAGAAGAGGAAGACGACGTACTGACAGTCGGATTCATTTATGTAGGACCGGCAAGCGACGGCGGGTTTTCGGAAGCGCAGGATAATGGAAGAATAGCATTAAAGGATCATTTTAAAGGAAAAGTAAAGACTTTAAAAGTGGAGAGTGTTGCAGAAGAATCCCAAGCAGTAAAAAGTGCTGCAATTAATCTGATGGATCAAGGCGCAAGTGTAATCGTAGCTACGAGCTTTGGATTTATGAATCCAATTGATGAATTGGCGAAGGAATACCCGGATGTCAAGTTCCTTCATTTCTCCGGAAATAAAATGAACGATACAAACTTTGGAAACTATTTCGGTGCAATGGAACAGCCGAGATACCTTTCCGGCATCATCGCTGGAATGACAACGAAGAGCAATAAGCTTGGATACGTTGCAGCTTATCCTTATACCGAACTTATTATTGGAATTAATGCATTTACTTTAGGCGCACAATCCGTAAACCCGGATGTGGAAGTAAAGGTTATTTATACAAACAGCTGGCATGACCCTGCGCAGGAAAAAGAGGCAGCGGAAGCGTTATTGGATCAAGGTTATGACGTCATCGCACAGCATTGTGATACAGCTGGCCCTCAGATTGCAGCAGAAGCAGCAGGTGCTTATGCAATCGGTTATAATATGGACAGCAGTTCTGCTGCGCCTGGAGCTTATTTAACAGCACCGGTATGGAATCACGGAGCATACTACATTGATCAAATTCAGAAAATCATGGACGGAACTTGGACCCCGGGTGCTTATTATGGTACAATGGCAGACGGATACGTACAGCTTGCTCCGTTGACAGATAATGTTTCTGCGGAAGCAAAGGCTAAAGTTAAAGAAGTTCAGGCTAAGATTGAATCCGGTGAGTTCAATGTCTTCTCAGCTGGAGATAAGGATGTATTATACAATGACGGAAGTGTTATGATTCCGGCAGGTACTTCTTTGGACCGCGATTCGATTTGGGGAATTTCAAATCCGGATACTGCTATGACGAAGCTTGTGAAAGGTGCGACCGGACAATAA
- a CDS encoding ABC transporter ATP-binding protein yields MNTPKITALEAVSICKSYENERIIENIYVNVAEGELVSLLGVSGIGKTTLFHILSGLEKPDSGSVKIYGEAVTGQAGKVSYMQQKDLLLPFETILHNICMPLLLRGIPKKQAYQQASQYFEEFGLSGCEKKYPSQLSGGMRQRAALLRAYLFSDRIMLLDEPFSALDTLTKTSMHQWFSNIIDAHQTATLFITHDIDEAIILSDRIYIMSGFPGKITHELSMDSQNRRSPDFYTTKEFIDMKREIIKKINDKN; encoded by the coding sequence ATGAATACACCAAAAATAACAGCTTTGGAAGCTGTATCTATCTGTAAAAGCTATGAAAATGAACGCATTATCGAAAACATTTATGTCAATGTGGCCGAAGGAGAACTGGTGTCTCTTCTCGGTGTCAGTGGTATTGGTAAAACAACACTGTTTCACATTCTCTCCGGACTGGAAAAGCCGGACTCCGGCTCAGTAAAGATTTATGGCGAAGCAGTAACAGGTCAGGCTGGAAAAGTCAGCTACATGCAGCAAAAGGATCTTCTTTTGCCATTCGAAACTATTTTACACAACATATGCATGCCTCTTCTTCTCAGGGGGATTCCGAAAAAGCAAGCTTATCAGCAGGCAAGTCAATATTTTGAAGAATTCGGATTGAGCGGCTGCGAAAAAAAATATCCTTCTCAGCTTTCAGGCGGAATGCGACAGCGTGCAGCGCTCCTTCGCGCTTATCTTTTTTCTGATCGAATTATGCTGCTTGATGAACCGTTCAGCGCATTGGATACACTGACTAAAACCTCCATGCATCAATGGTTCTCAAATATTATTGATGCACACCAGACGGCAACACTTTTCATTACTCATGATATTGATGAGGCGATTATACTTTCCGACCGAATTTATATCATGTCCGGTTTCCCCGGAAAAATTACGCATGAATTGTCAATGGACTCACAAAACCGACGCAGCCCTGATTTTTATACAACAAAAGAATTTATAGACATGAAACGCGAGATTATAAAAAAAATTAATGATAAAAACTGA
- a CDS encoding chloramphenicol acetyltransferase: protein MNQAEFHLIDMEKYERREHFDYYMKMVRTNYNLTADLDLTAFYKRIKSKKIQFYPAFIYAIIMGINQNKEFRMQVDAEGRLGYWNFLHPSYTIFHEDDHTFSDIWSEFHPDFLTFYKNATEDMKTYRGVKGVKTKPDKPQNFCPISGVPWLHFTNYSCDTFTEPHMYFPVISFGKYIEKQEKVEIPLSIFVNHAVADGYHSCKLFNDIQNIVEKAEEWI from the coding sequence ATGAATCAGGCAGAATTTCATTTGATAGATATGGAAAAATATGAACGGCGAGAGCATTTTGACTATTACATGAAAATGGTCCGCACCAATTATAATTTGACCGCTGATCTTGACCTAACCGCTTTCTATAAAAGGATTAAGAGTAAAAAAATTCAATTTTATCCGGCTTTTATATATGCCATAATCATGGGGATTAATCAGAATAAAGAATTTCGAATGCAGGTCGATGCAGAAGGAAGATTGGGATATTGGAATTTTCTGCATCCCTCTTATACGATTTTTCACGAAGATGATCATACTTTTTCCGATATATGGAGTGAATTTCATCCGGATTTTTTGACATTCTATAAAAATGCAACAGAGGATATGAAAACGTATCGGGGGGTAAAGGGTGTGAAGACAAAACCGGATAAGCCGCAAAATTTCTGCCCGATTTCAGGTGTCCCATGGCTTCACTTCACGAATTACAGCTGCGATACATTTACGGAGCCGCACATGTATTTTCCGGTGATCAGTTTTGGAAAATACATAGAAAAACAGGAGAAGGTAGAAATTCCTCTATCTATTTTTGTAAATCACGCGGTAGCAGACGGGTATCATTCATGCAAATTATTTAATGACATACAGAATATTGTAGAGAAAGCAGAGGAGTGGATTTAG
- the typA gene encoding translational GTPase TypA, translated as MARNQKIINVAVIAHVDAGKSTLVDAFLSQSGVFRENEEMVDCVMDSNDIERERGITIYSKNCSVMHGDIKINIVDTPGHADFSSEVERIIKTVDTVILLVDSSEGPMPQTRFVLQKSLEMGLNPILLINKIDKKDQRAVEVVDMVYELFMELEANDKQLDFPILYGIAKRGIVQYELDDEGKDIIPLFDTITSHVEPYDDLTEEPLQLQISTLAYDDYIGRLGIGRIYKGKVKSGQVVSVTKEDGTIANRKINQVFVYRGLKRMPVEEAECGDIVVVSGISDISIGETICNEGKASAMPMIHIEDPTLSMNFMVNKSPFAGQVGKFVTTRHIKERLEKELEVNVGLIVEPLDSTDGFKVSGRGELHLSILIENMRREGYELAVSKPEVIMHKGENGKKMEPIEDVVIEVPDEYSGTVISKLNMRKGMMKSMSGKDGRSRLEYAVPTRGLLGYRSEFINDTRGEGTLVRRFDCFEGYKGEIPQRVNGVVIAQEEGVTTPYALNNIGERATLFVDPGVKVYEGMIVGMNSRNEDMIVNPCKAKKVSNMRAAGSDDTIKLSPPRVFTLEEALEFIDDDELVEITPDDIRLRKKLLKELERRRAGR; from the coding sequence ATGGCAAGAAATCAAAAAATAATCAATGTTGCAGTGATTGCGCACGTTGATGCGGGAAAATCGACTCTGGTGGATGCGTTTTTATCACAGAGCGGAGTTTTTCGAGAAAATGAGGAAATGGTCGATTGCGTCATGGACAGCAATGACATAGAAAGAGAACGAGGAATCACAATTTATTCAAAGAATTGTTCCGTTATGCATGGTGATATTAAAATCAATATTGTAGATACACCGGGTCACGCCGATTTTTCTTCGGAAGTGGAGCGAATTATAAAGACAGTAGATACGGTAATTTTATTAGTGGATTCCAGTGAAGGACCAATGCCACAAACTCGTTTTGTCCTTCAAAAATCATTAGAAATGGGACTGAATCCAATTCTTTTAATTAACAAGATTGATAAAAAAGATCAAAGAGCTGTAGAAGTTGTTGATATGGTATATGAGCTGTTTATGGAGCTGGAAGCAAATGATAAGCAGTTGGATTTTCCGATTTTATATGGGATTGCGAAGCGGGGAATTGTGCAGTATGAATTAGATGATGAGGGAAAAGACATCATACCGCTTTTTGACACGATAACCTCTCATGTAGAACCTTATGATGATCTGACGGAGGAGCCTTTGCAGCTTCAAATTTCAACTTTGGCTTATGATGATTATATTGGACGGCTGGGAATCGGAAGAATTTACAAGGGAAAAGTAAAAAGCGGACAAGTTGTAAGCGTAACCAAAGAAGATGGCACGATTGCGAATCGAAAAATCAATCAAGTCTTTGTATATCGTGGCTTAAAACGAATGCCGGTAGAAGAAGCAGAATGTGGAGATATTGTAGTTGTTTCGGGTATTTCTGATATCAGTATCGGTGAAACGATCTGCAATGAAGGAAAAGCGAGTGCAATGCCTATGATACACATTGAAGACCCAACACTTTCTATGAACTTCATGGTAAATAAATCTCCATTTGCAGGGCAGGTTGGTAAATTTGTTACAACAAGACATATCAAAGAACGTTTAGAAAAAGAATTAGAAGTAAATGTAGGACTAATTGTAGAGCCGCTTGATTCTACAGATGGGTTTAAGGTTTCCGGAAGAGGAGAACTGCATTTGTCTATACTGATAGAAAACATGAGACGGGAAGGGTATGAATTGGCAGTTTCAAAGCCGGAAGTCATCATGCATAAGGGAGAAAATGGGAAAAAGATGGAACCGATTGAAGACGTGGTGATTGAGGTGCCGGATGAATATTCCGGAACTGTCATTTCTAAGCTGAATATGCGAAAGGGAATGATGAAATCCATGTCGGGAAAGGACGGGCGTTCCCGTTTGGAGTATGCCGTTCCGACAAGAGGTTTACTTGGATATCGAAGTGAATTTATCAATGATACGCGAGGAGAAGGAACTCTGGTAAGACGGTTTGATTGCTTTGAGGGATATAAAGGAGAGATACCGCAAAGAGTAAATGGAGTGGTCATTGCACAGGAGGAAGGTGTTACGACACCGTATGCATTGAATAATATCGGAGAGAGAGCAACGCTGTTTGTTGATCCTGGTGTTAAAGTGTATGAGGGAATGATTGTTGGTATGAACAGTCGAAATGAGGACATGATCGTGAATCCATGCAAGGCTAAAAAAGTTTCCAATATGCGGGCTGCTGGAAGTGATGATACGATTAAGTTGTCACCCCCCAGAGTTTTTACCTTGGAAGAAGCTTTGGAATTCATTGACGATGATGAATTAGTTGAAATAACACCGGATGATATCCGACTTAGAAAGAAACTTTTAAAAGAGCTGGAGCGACGCAGAGCGGGCAGATAA
- a CDS encoding xanthine phosphoribosyltransferase — MQLLKDRIIQDGVGIGTEILKVDSFLNHQIDVELLDQIAQEFKRLFGDQNVNKILTIEASGIAIACITAMHFGNLPVVFAKKTSPNTMTDEFYGAEVKSFTKGTVSIARVAKKYLQKGDRVLIVDDFLAHGEAAFGMADLVRQAGGKVVGIGAVIEKQFQGGAKKLRKESYRVESLAVIKSIKDGNIEFL; from the coding sequence ATGCAGCTTTTAAAGGATAGAATCATACAAGATGGAGTCGGAATCGGTACAGAGATATTGAAGGTTGACTCTTTTTTAAATCATCAGATTGACGTAGAACTTCTTGATCAAATCGCACAAGAATTTAAGCGTTTGTTCGGAGATCAAAATGTAAATAAGATATTAACAATTGAAGCTTCTGGAATTGCAATTGCATGCATCACTGCGATGCATTTCGGGAATTTACCAGTCGTATTTGCGAAAAAAACGTCTCCGAACACAATGACGGACGAATTTTACGGAGCAGAAGTAAAATCTTTTACAAAAGGAACGGTTTCGATTGCCAGAGTCGCTAAAAAATACTTACAAAAAGGTGATCGAGTGTTGATCGTGGATGATTTTCTGGCACATGGTGAAGCTGCGTTCGGAATGGCAGACTTAGTGAGACAAGCCGGAGGCAAAGTAGTTGGAATCGGAGCTGTTATTGAAAAGCAATTTCAGGGTGGGGCTAAAAAACTCAGAAAAGAAAGCTATCGCGTAGAATCCCTTGCGGTTATAAAGTCCATTAAGGACGGTAACATAGAATTTCTTTAA
- a CDS encoding ABC transporter permease has product MLKVNKRAELPKNRESIIRIGAILCSIICAGLVLAIMGFNPVQIFREIMLGAFGTQMRMQQTAVKAIPLIVTSLGILVAFKMKFWNIGGEGQIMMGAFGAALVALNLPNTLPMPIMLLCMAVVAILFGGIWAFIPAYFKAKFNTNETIFTLMMNYIAIKWVTYLQFGPWKDPASQGFPRIATFSENAVLPKLFGVHIGWVIALILVVLIYIFINHTKKGYEITVVGESLETARYAGMNIKSIIISAMLISGGLCGLTGMIQASAIEKTLTANISNNYGFTAIITTWLSRLSAPVILAVCIIFAGLLQGGAYLQIAMQVPASVADMIQGIILFFVLGSEFFLQYKVSFTKSEKTTIKEVA; this is encoded by the coding sequence ATGTTAAAGGTAAATAAAAGAGCAGAGCTTCCAAAAAACAGGGAATCTATCATTCGGATTGGAGCAATTCTATGTTCGATCATCTGCGCCGGACTTGTGCTTGCAATTATGGGGTTTAATCCGGTTCAAATATTTCGGGAGATCATGCTGGGAGCTTTTGGAACGCAGATGAGAATGCAACAGACCGCAGTGAAGGCAATTCCTCTTATAGTGACTTCGCTGGGTATTCTGGTTGCATTTAAAATGAAGTTTTGGAATATTGGAGGAGAAGGACAAATTATGATGGGAGCATTTGGTGCTGCATTGGTTGCATTAAATTTGCCGAATACTCTTCCGATGCCGATTATGCTGTTATGTATGGCAGTTGTAGCAATTCTATTTGGTGGCATATGGGCATTTATCCCTGCTTATTTTAAGGCAAAATTTAATACGAATGAAACGATTTTTACTCTGATGATGAACTATATTGCCATCAAATGGGTGACTTATTTGCAATTTGGACCTTGGAAGGATCCAGCTTCACAAGGATTTCCAAGAATTGCAACATTTTCAGAAAATGCAGTACTGCCAAAGCTATTTGGCGTTCACATTGGCTGGGTGATTGCCTTAATTTTAGTTGTACTTATTTATATATTTATTAATCACACGAAAAAAGGTTATGAAATTACAGTTGTAGGAGAAAGTTTGGAAACAGCACGCTATGCGGGAATGAATATTAAATCCATTATTATTAGTGCGATGTTGATTTCCGGGGGACTTTGTGGTCTGACTGGTATGATTCAGGCTTCAGCAATAGAAAAAACATTAACCGCAAATATTTCTAATAATTATGGATTTACTGCAATTATTACAACTTGGCTTTCCCGTTTATCTGCACCGGTGATCTTAGCGGTATGCATCATTTTTGCGGGCTTGCTTCAGGGAGGTGCATATTTGCAAATTGCAATGCAGGTTCCGGCTTCGGTAGCGGATATGATTCAAGGAATTATCCTATTTTTCGTATTAGGAAGTGAATTTTTCCTGCAATATAAAGTTTCTTTTACAAAATCAGAGAAAACGACAATTAAGGAGGTGGCATAA
- a CDS encoding ABC transporter substrate-binding protein: protein MKHLKIRKQAALILILSFLLILSSCGANNPKDSSADHLEKITFVLEWSPNTNHTGVYVAQAKGYYEDLGLDVEIVIPPENGASALVASGKAQFGVDVQEGLGTELTLDNPLPITAVASIIDHNTSGLISEKEKGIDDFSKLEGKTYASWDSPTELAIMKQTMTDAGCDYSKLKTVPAPATDSVSLIRSGDVDVVWVYEAWDVISARLANVDFNFIKFSDETPVLDFYTPLIIANNDFLKENPETSKKFMEATAKGYEYAIENPEDAAQILVNAVPELSLDLVTASQQFLAKEYKAEKTKWGSFDEQRWIAFYDWMYEQKLIPSPLGHSGFTNEFLPQ, encoded by the coding sequence ATGAAACACTTAAAAATAAGAAAACAAGCTGCACTCATTCTAATCTTATCATTCCTTTTAATCCTATCTTCCTGCGGTGCAAACAATCCAAAGGATAGCTCCGCAGATCATTTAGAGAAAATCACCTTTGTACTGGAATGGTCACCAAACACTAACCACACCGGGGTATACGTTGCACAAGCAAAGGGCTATTATGAAGATTTGGGATTAGATGTAGAAATTGTCATACCTCCGGAAAATGGCGCATCTGCCTTGGTCGCCAGCGGCAAAGCGCAGTTCGGCGTTGACGTGCAAGAAGGTTTAGGCACCGAACTTACTCTCGACAACCCTTTGCCGATTACCGCAGTTGCCTCAATTATAGATCATAATACATCAGGCTTAATTTCCGAAAAAGAAAAAGGAATTGACGATTTCTCCAAACTGGAAGGAAAAACATATGCATCTTGGGACAGTCCCACAGAGCTTGCAATTATGAAGCAAACTATGACTGATGCAGGCTGCGACTACAGCAAACTCAAAACCGTGCCTGCACCAGCTACGGATTCCGTTTCTTTAATCCGCTCAGGTGATGTTGATGTCGTATGGGTTTATGAAGCTTGGGACGTTATTTCTGCAAGACTAGCTAATGTTGACTTTAATTTTATTAAGTTCAGCGACGAAACACCCGTCTTGGATTTTTACACACCACTTATCATCGCAAACAATGACTTTTTAAAGGAGAACCCCGAGACTTCTAAAAAATTCATGGAAGCAACCGCAAAGGGATACGAGTATGCAATTGAAAATCCAGAAGATGCGGCTCAAATTCTAGTGAATGCAGTACCTGAGCTTTCCTTAGATTTAGTGACTGCAAGTCAGCAATTTCTCGCAAAAGAATACAAGGCGGAAAAGACAAAATGGGGAAGCTTTGACGAGCAGCGCTGGATTGCATTTTATGACTGGATGTATGAGCAAAAATTAATTCCTTCTCCACTAGGGCATTCCGGTTTTACAAATGAATTTCTTCCTCAATAA
- a CDS encoding thiamine-binding protein, whose amino-acid sequence MMKQPEASIAIQVLPDVEGEEVIRVVDKVIDYIKSTGLNTYVGPFETTIEGDYDTLMNIVKECQLICIRAGAPSVASYVKIFYNPDAGVWSIDKKVTKHHQ is encoded by the coding sequence ATGATGAAACAACCAGAAGCAAGCATTGCAATCCAAGTATTACCGGATGTCGAGGGAGAAGAAGTGATTCGTGTCGTAGACAAAGTAATCGATTATATAAAATCGACCGGCTTAAATACCTATGTCGGTCCGTTTGAAACGACTATAGAAGGTGATTACGATACTCTTATGAACATTGTGAAAGAATGTCAGCTTATCTGTATACGTGCAGGGGCCCCAAGCGTCGCTTCTTATGTGAAAATTTTCTATAATCCGGATGCGGGGGTATGGAGCATTGACAAAAAAGTTACGAAGCATCACCAATAA
- a CDS encoding ABC transporter permease, which produces MTKKLRSITNKLYPISFLALILFLWELTCRMEWVPPFMLPAPEDVLNALVTDFPLLMQHSVTTFQEAVIGLFLSVFFGVLIAVIMDHFSVLYKAVHPVIVLTQTVPTIAIAPLLVLWMGFGIAPKITLIFITCFFPIVISTLSGLRAVDPDSIRLLESMGASSFQILFRVKLKAARESFFAGLRVAATYSVVGAVISEWLGGLQGLGVYMTRVRKSYAFDKMFAVIFLISIVSLLVMKLVDIIEKKSMPWKYLNKGEE; this is translated from the coding sequence TTGACAAAAAAGTTACGAAGCATCACCAATAAGCTTTATCCTATTTCTTTCCTGGCACTTATCCTTTTTCTATGGGAGCTTACCTGCCGGATGGAATGGGTTCCCCCCTTTATGCTTCCTGCTCCGGAAGATGTACTCAATGCTCTTGTTACCGATTTTCCGCTTCTGATGCAGCATTCTGTGACCACCTTTCAGGAAGCGGTCATCGGTCTTTTTCTGAGTGTTTTTTTCGGTGTTCTGATTGCTGTCATCATGGATCATTTCTCTGTGTTATACAAAGCAGTTCATCCGGTCATCGTATTGACACAAACCGTACCGACTATTGCCATTGCTCCCCTGCTGGTTCTTTGGATGGGCTTTGGAATTGCGCCAAAGATCACCTTGATCTTTATAACCTGTTTTTTCCCGATTGTAATCAGTACGTTAAGCGGGCTGCGTGCCGTCGATCCCGATTCGATCCGTTTACTGGAAAGTATGGGGGCAAGCTCTTTTCAAATTTTATTTCGTGTCAAATTAAAAGCAGCAAGGGAATCTTTTTTTGCAGGTCTACGTGTTGCCGCTACCTATTCCGTTGTTGGAGCTGTCATATCGGAATGGCTGGGCGGGTTGCAGGGACTAGGCGTATATATGACTCGCGTGCGAAAATCCTATGCTTTTGACAAAATGTTTGCTGTCATTTTCCTCATCAGCATCGTAAGTTTACTCGTCATGAAATTAGTCGATATTATTGAAAAGAAATCTATGCCATGGAAATACTTAAACAAAGGAGAAGAATAA